Within Quercus lobata isolate SW786 chromosome 5, ValleyOak3.0 Primary Assembly, whole genome shotgun sequence, the genomic segment CATAGGCTTTGCTTATGTCTAGCTTGACTACCATGTAACCGGTCTTCCCTTTCCTCCTATTTCTCATCCTATGAAGCATCTCAAAAGCCACAGTAGTATTATCTGAAATGAGTCTGTCAGGGATAAAAGCGCTTTGGGCATCAGAAATAACATTAGGTAATATAGGTTTTATTCTGTTAGCTAGTACTTTGGATACAACCCGTGAGACAACATTGCTCAAGCTTATGGGGCGGTATTCTGTGATAGACTGTGGGTCATTCTTTTTGGGAATAAGGACAATATGTGTGAAGTTCATTTTCTTCAAGGGCCCACCAGAGTGCAGAACAGATAATATAGCAAGAGTTACATCATGCCCTACAATATGccaatatttttggaaaaagaaaggagacatACCATCCGATCCAGGTGATTTTGATGGGTGCATACTGAACAGAGCCACTCTTACTTCTTCCTCAGTGTACGGTTGAGTCATATGGTTTGCCATATCCTCAGTGACTACTTTGTCTACTGCTTCCAGGACCTGTTCCATGCCACTAGGGTGGGAAGTGGTAAAAAGTTCAGTATAGTATTCCTCGGCAATGTCACTAACTCTGCTCAAGTCTGTCTGCCATATCCCCTCCCTGTCTTGTAGCCCTTCTATCGTGTTTTTCAAATGTCTTTGACTTGCCCTACGGTGGAAGAACTGAGTATTCTTATCCCCTGCTTTGAGCCATAATGATCTCGAGCGCTGTCTCCAGTACACCTCTTCATGGTGCAGCAAGGTATTAATCTCCCTTCTCAACTCAGTGATGCGGTGTAGGTTCTGCCCATATCCATGCTCAACCAATTCCTCCAGCTCCTGCTTCTTTTCATTGAGCCTATGCCGTGTGTTACCAAAAGCTACTCGACTCCAAGCCACCAGGTCTAATCGGCatttcttgattttctcaaacAGACGGTTCATGGGGCTGCCCGAGGGTAGAGATTGGGTCCATGAGGTTCGGATCACTTGCTCACACTCCGGGTGAGACGCCCACTTCTCTTCAAACCTACGGAGTTTGTGTCGACGTCGAGGAGTAGGAGCATTGACCGGTGTTGTATCCAACAGTACCTGATCATGATCGGAATACGTGGTTGTCAAATGAAACACCTTTGCCCTCGGGTGCAACTCCGACCAAGTGACCGTTGCACACACTTTATCCAACCTCTCCTCCACAAATGCCTCCTCATCTCGCCCATTCCGCCAAGTATACCTGTATCCACTATACCCAAGATCAATCAGTCCACAAAATAGTAGGGTACGTCGGAATTCTAGCATGGGAGGCAATGGCTTTGGCTGTCCACCATTTTTCTCATCCGAGCTCAAAATCTCGTTAAAATCTCCCAAGCACACCCATGGAAGTGTTGACCGACTATATAAGTGACGAAGAAGCCTCCATGTCTTTGGTTTTTTCTGTTCATCGGGATAGCCGTAGATACCCGTTAGCCTCCACGGTTGGCCAGAGGGAGGGAGAACCTGTGCGTCAATGTGGTGTGGGGAGTAGGTGTTTGTATCAATGACCACCCCGGATTTCCATAGCAATGCCAGACCTCCTCGTCTTCCTTCACTAGACACAGCTAACATTGATTGAAAGCCCAACTCAACCTTTATTGGCTCCATCTCTTGAACTGTTAGTTTTGTTTCCATAAGAAacaaaattgtgggagctttgCTTCTCACCAATTCGGCAAGAACTTCAACTGCCCggcggttcccaagcccccggcagttccaCCCTATGATAATCATTGTGACTGGCGGGGCTGTGCCACAGCCTCCACCGTTTGGATAGTAGGTTGTGTTTGGTCGGCCACCACCTTGAGCCGTTTGGTCTTTGCTTTGTTACCTTGAGCATCGTCAAAGGCTGCATAAGATATTTGTCTCTTCTTTCCCACTGAGTTCATCCCTTCTGAGTTGTCTACTGGGTTAGtggtgttttgttttggtctaGGAATTTTTTTCCACGTGGCTTTGTGTTTTTCTTGTGGGTTATCTTCTTGTGCACGTATGGCTACAGTAAGGCACGTGTCTGTGTCTTTATTTCTCCCATAACTAATAGGTACGGAATAAAGTTCCTCTCCATGATTTTCGATCTCCATGATGGTGGGATTTTGAGTTGGCGTAATATCCGGTGTCTTAATTATTTGATCACTAGGTAGCGTGGCTGGGGCTGATTTTGGTGGGAATGTTGGCGTTAAATTCTGTAACATTTTTGGAGAGGATATTGGTGTGGTTGCAGGCTTTAAATGCTGAAACGTATGTGTCAAGTTAGGTAGGACAGTTTCTGGAATTTGCGGCTGTAACGCATCAGCTTTTAATGTGTCTGAAGGTCCAGCTGGCCTCGGTGGTGGAGTCGTCTTAGCTTCAGGTTCTCACCGGCTCTGATCTGATCTTCTCTGGTTGTTTCTCAGTGTTTCCGGTCTGCCGCGAGTGCCTGCCTTTAACCATTCCCCATACGGCTTCTCCCACTTTTCAACCTCAGTGGCCACCCTGCACTCCTTGCACTCATGACCTATCCTTCCACAAGCAAAACACCAACCGACCAATCTTTCGTATCGGAAAGCGACTTTTGCCTCGTCGCCTTCAGGACTAACGACTGGTCCTCCACGCCTCAATGGCTTGTCTAATGGTACCTCCACCTTAATTCGGAGAAACTGGGCTTGGTCAGTTTTGAGAGCTTTGCAGTCCACGTCAATCACCTTGCCCAGTCCTCGCCCAATATCGTGTCCAGCTTCTTCAGTGATTAAGTCGAACGGTAGGTCCCAAACTTGGATCCAAAACGGTAGGTGGGTGAAAGTCACAGTTCTGGTACTCATACCTTTTTCCCATCTCCGCATGGCAAGGATGTGGTTATCAAAACACCAAGGCCCATTGCTCCAAACCCAGTTTAGTTGGCTCTCCATTGCAAATTTGAATTGTAATAGTCCGTTGCCTAGTTCCACCACCTTCAGGTCTTCCCCCAGTTTCCACGTTGATCTCAGTAAGTTCTTGGCGGCTCTAATATTAATCGGTCTAGTTGTAAGAAACTTCCCAATTAAACTCAGAGAATATTCTTCTAGGATCTGCTTTCTCCTCAACGGACGTACTGTAATGGCTTCATCCTCGTCCGCCGTTAATTGCATTCGCTGGATACGATCTAATATTTCGGACTCCATGACACTTTACCAGAGGCAAAGCCAAGGCTTTGTGTCTCCCTCCAGTCCCCGTATGTAATTGACGTAGAGGAAAAAGAGGTGAGAAAGTGAAAACTCACTCACGGTGGGAAGAAATGCTCCCGCAAAGGGGAGGAAAATGTGTTTCAAGGGCAccaaagaaatgaaaatagaTGTGATTATGGATGTTTTGTATGGTCAGTGAAATAGAGGGTCGTAGGTAGcatgaaaacaaagaagaaattaataaaaaggtGAGGGTCGTAGGTAGCAGGTTTGTAGGTAGCAGAGGGCAGAGAAGAAGAATATTAGAATAAGAGATGAGGGTCCACTCGTCGGCGCTACTCAGTGGAAAAAGTACTCACTCGGGGTGAGAGGGAAATGCTCCTACCtcgaggagaagaaaaaaaccaCGTGTATTATATAAACTGACCAATACTCAACAAACTGAAGAGTTTTAAACCAAATATTGACTACTTTTCATAAATCTATAGAGTTTTAAACCAACTATTACTCAATAACATTAAGAgttttaaaccacaattttaaaactattaagTGACTTTCTAATACTTTGTTATTAGAAGTCTCACAATTTtagacattattttttattaatttatttattatgtcaaAATGAGAGTTTTAAACCAACTACAACTAAAAAGTTCAAATCAAACAGACCTAGTCTATATCCTATTAGTACCTCTATAATGGAAAGGAATAAAAGGGTCCAAATCCTCCTctttattataattatcaaattatgaaaaaagttattattaatatCTGTTGcgtaaatttaaattttactatatgtACTAATTTTTGTCACTTTCCTTTTAACAGTAAAATTTACACtgattttagcattttccttaaaaaaaactGGTAAGAAGATTGCATTAAAACCACTCCCAACTCGCAAGTTTTAAACCGTGTGGGCTCCAAAACAAATACTCCAAATTAAATTGTGATGCGGGCCCACGGATTATCAGCGTTGCTCCATTTCAACGCCAGCATCGTGCAAAACAATTAATGGGGACGGTGTTAGTGTGCCGCATTATTCCCTCctctttttaattgttttgacttcttttttaaaatttttggggaAAAAGTATTGGTTGGAGTCTTTGATTCCTAAAACATTCCTCCAAATCTGCAAATTGCTTAAAAGAGGAATATACGTgagttataataaaaacatacttatatattaaaatttgagtttgaattattttacttattttaactttttatcttatttattttggaacattttaaaaaaaatccaattttataagaataattaatttttgttgacTTTCAGCCAACAAATTACTCCAAATGCTTCTTAAAGTGAAAGTgttagctttaaaaaaaattattaaaaaaaaaacgcatTTTTACTTAGTTGAAAATTGTTTGAACCTCAACTTTTTAAAGATATAATTGAGTTTTTATCCAAATTATTTACAAacaatataaaccaaaaaaaattaaattaaattaaccccaaacacata encodes:
- the LOC115990044 gene encoding uncharacterized protein LOC115990044, which translates into the protein MESEILDRIQRMQLTADEDEAITVRPLRRKQILEEYSLSLIGKFLTTRPINIRAAKNLLRSTWKLGEDLKVVELGNGLLQFKFAMESQLNWVWSNGPWCFDNHILAMRRWEKGMSTRTVTFTHLPFWIQVWDLPFDLITEEAGHDIGRGLGKVIDVDCKALKTDQAQFLRIKVEVPLDKPLRRGGPVVSPEGDEAKVAFRYERLVGWCFACGRIGHECKECRVATEVEKWEKPYGEWLKAGTRGRPETLRNNQRRSDQSR